Below is a genomic region from Corallococcus caeni.
CACTTCGTCCCGGCTGTCCGCCACCACCTGGCCCAGCAGGAAGGACGACGCCGCGTAGAAGGTGAACCGGTCCCGGTGGCTGGCGTGCTCCAGCGCCCAGCCCAGGTGCTTCTCCAGCAGGGTCAGTCCTCGCGACAGGTTGCCGGTCAGCGCCAGGAACTCCAGGTGCTCTCCCACCGTGGAGAGGAACTCGCGGTTCTTCGCCACCATCGCGTAGCCGCGCAGGTGGCAATCCCTGGCTTCCTTCATCCGCTCCAGCTTGAAGAGCGGATACAGCAGCGTGCCCAGCGTCAGGTGCGGGATCTCCGCGCAGGACTGACGCCCGTCCAGGATGGGCTTCGCCTTCTGGATGGCCTGCTCCCACTCGCCCTTGTCCACGTGGTGGTCCAGCTCGTCGTCCAGCTCGCAGACGCGGCAGTCCGTCAGGTGGTCGCGTGGCGCGACCAGCCACGCCTCCCACAGGCGCTCCGCCTCCGCCGTGTCCCCCATGTCCCGGGCCATCTGGTAGCGCAGCTTCAGCGCCGCCCGCCTGCCCGCGTCCAGCTTCGAGAAGCTCTGGTCCACGTCATCCAGCGCGTCGGAAATCTGCTTGCGGCTGATGTGCGGGAACTCGTCCAGCCGCCCCACCACCCACTTCTGCTTCCAGAGCATGTCCTCCGGGTCGAACCGCTGCGGGTCCTTCTTCTGCTGCCCCCGGCACCACGCGAACGCCACCAGCGCCTTGTCCGGATAGCCCCCGAACGTCGCCGCGTCGATGAGCGCGTCCCGCAGCTCGTACCCCAGCGGCACGTCGCCGTGCACGTCCACCAGCCGCACCGCCTCCTCCAGCGCGCGCACCTTCGCGTCGCCCTCGGGCAGCTCGCCCGCCTGCGCGCGCAACGCCTCCACCTGCTGACGCCAGTCCCCCATCAGTGCATCCCCCGCGAGCCACCGCCCGACGAACCACCCCCGCCGCCCTCATCCAGCCTCGCCGAGATGAGCCCCAGCAGCCCGTGGTTGAGCAGCGCCATCTCCTGCGCGTTCAGCGGGTGCTGTCCCAACAGCAGCGCCTGCACGTAGAGCATCTCCACCGACAGCTTCAGCAGCTCGCGCGACTCCACCGCCGCCAGCCTCCGCACCACCGGGTTGTGCAGGTTGAGGCAGAGCAGCGCCCGCTCCTGGCCGCCCGTGCCCGCCATCACCCCGTCCAGCACGCCCGCGTACAGGTCGTCCGACTCCTCCCGTGCCCGCTCCGCGTCCCGCCGGAACGCCCCTTCCGCATCCGAGCTGTAGAGCGTGGGCACCTCCGCCGGGAAGAACTTCTTCACCTCCACGGCGCAGCGGAACGGCGCCAGCACGCCTTCCGCCAGACGCAGCAGCGGGTAGACGGCTTCGCGCTCGTCCAGCGTCAGCTCCTCGAAGCTCTGGGGCAGGTCCGCCGCCGAGAACGGCGCCACCTGCGCCTCCGGCACCACGTGCGGCAGCTTCTCCAGGAGCGCCGTGTCGTGCGTGTACGCCGCGTTCAGCACGCACAGCCCCTGCGCCCCGGCCACCCGCGCCACCTGCCGGAACGCGTCCAGCGTCGGCGTGTAGCGCACTACCGGCCACGACCGCCGGTAGTCCGCCAGCGTCATCACCCCGAGCGACGTCTCGAAGGGCAGCCAGTGGATGACCAGCCGGTAGAAGTCATCGTCGTCCAGCGCCAGCCCCTTCACCGACAGCCCATGCAACGCAATCAGCCGCTGCAGCGCCTTGGGCTCCTCGCGCGCCAGGTCCATGAGGTACTGGCGCAGGGACTGCCCCAGCGCCTCGCGCGCCTTCGCCAGCACCGCGTCCTCGTAGAAGGACTCGCGGCTCGCGGTGGGCCTCAGCCCGTTCGCGTTCACCACGCACTTCACGAAGAACGCCCACTCCGGCAGCAGGTTCTCCGCGCTCTCCGACAGGAGCATCTGCTTCAGGTACACGCGGTGCTTCTGTCTGGCATTGAAGTGCGGCGACGCCGGCAACACATACGCCACGCCGTCCACGTCCCCTGCCTCCGAGCGCAGCGGAATCACATCCAGGAAGTCCGTGCCGAACACCTCGCGCCCGTACGCGAGCAGCGCCCGCCGCCGGTCCCCGGGCGTCTCGTAGAGGCGGCGCCAGGGCGGGCCGTCCGGGTTGAGCGTCTCCGTCTTCCCGTCCACCGTGAGCCGCACGGGGAAGGGCAGGAGGCCGCCGTAGTGCTTCGCCAGCTGCCGCACGCGCTCCGGGGTGAACCACTCCACCATGTCCGGCCGGGCCACCAGGTAGACGTGCGTGCCGGGGGCGTCCAGCGGGTGCTCGGAAACGCGGACGTCGTAGGTGCCGTCGTGCCGGCCCCGCCACTCCAGCGTCCGCCCGTCCCCCTTCGCCGAGCGCGTCACCACCAGCAGCTCGTCGCACACCATGAAGCACGACAGGAGGCCGATGCCGAACTGGCCGATGAAGTCGTTGCGGCGCGCCTCCAGCTGCTCGCGCTTGGAGGATTCTCCAATCGTGGCCAGGAAGCGGTGGATCTCCTCCTCCGTCAGCCCCACGCCCTCGTCGGTGAAGAGCAGGGTGGGCGGCCCGCCGTCCTGCTTCTCCCGCAGCTCCAGCCCCACGGCGCCCGTCGCCTGGGGCTCCAGCTGCTGGCGGGCGCGGATGGCGTCCGTGGCGTTCTGGAGCAGCTCCCGCACGTAGACCCCGGGCGAGCTGTACAGGTGGTGGGACAGGAGGTCGATGACCCCACGGAGGCTGACTTGGAATCGATGGTCCACGTGGCCATCGAGCGTAGCGCGCTGCTTCCTCCTCGGGGCCACAATCCCCCGCCGTGGGTGGATG
It encodes:
- a CDS encoding HSP90 family protein, whose protein sequence is MDHRFQVSLRGVIDLLSHHLYSSPGVYVRELLQNATDAIRARQQLEPQATGAVGLELREKQDGGPPTLLFTDEGVGLTEEEIHRFLATIGESSKREQLEARRNDFIGQFGIGLLSCFMVCDELLVVTRSAKGDGRTLEWRGRHDGTYDVRVSEHPLDAPGTHVYLVARPDMVEWFTPERVRQLAKHYGGLLPFPVRLTVDGKTETLNPDGPPWRRLYETPGDRRRALLAYGREVFGTDFLDVIPLRSEAGDVDGVAYVLPASPHFNARQKHRVYLKQMLLSESAENLLPEWAFFVKCVVNANGLRPTASRESFYEDAVLAKAREALGQSLRQYLMDLAREEPKALQRLIALHGLSVKGLALDDDDFYRLVIHWLPFETSLGVMTLADYRRSWPVVRYTPTLDAFRQVARVAGAQGLCVLNAAYTHDTALLEKLPHVVPEAQVAPFSAADLPQSFEELTLDEREAVYPLLRLAEGVLAPFRCAVEVKKFFPAEVPTLYSSDAEGAFRRDAERAREESDDLYAGVLDGVMAGTGGQERALLCLNLHNPVVRRLAAVESRELLKLSVEMLYVQALLLGQHPLNAQEMALLNHGLLGLISARLDEGGGGGSSGGGSRGMH